The sequence below is a genomic window from Ipomoea triloba cultivar NCNSP0323 chromosome 10, ASM357664v1.
CGCATGCGCGGTCGGCTCTGGAGGTGCCGGCGGCGGCTCCGCCGGCCAGCTCGGAGCTGCCGATGATGCCGGACGACTCCCAGAAGTGCGTGAACTCGCTGCAAAGCTCCCTGCAGAGCCGCAATATTCACATTCCTCAGCCCAATGCTTCGTGCGACGCCGTTTTGTGCTTCTGCGGCATCCGCCTCCATCAGATCACCTCTCTTAGCTGCCCCGCCGCGTTTAATATCACCGGCGCTCGCAATGCCACCCCCACCGCCGCCGTGAAAAACCTCGAACGTAACTGCCGTAACTCCTCCTACTCCGGCTGCACCCGCTGCCTCGGCGCCCTGCAAAAGGTTAGGTTTATTCTCCTCTCTCTATGTCTCATTTTAAAAACTCTAaactccagccatagttgatatCTTGTTATGTTGTCATATTTATtacatacttgactcagaaccacATATGATGTATCtactaaataaaacaaaatgtgTTATATAATGAATATTCCTTACAGTATAGAGTCTGGTTGAATATAAACTTCTAATTattcaattcaacaaaattaCTTGCTAACTTTACCTAATACCTCAGATCACTGGCGGGGCTAAGAACGGAACGCACAAGGCGCGAATCGGCGACGACGACAGCGACCGAGCGGCGAAGATGTTCCGGCGGGACTGTCAGCTGATGGGACTGACGTGGCTGTTAGCACGGAACAAGACGGCGTACATTCCGACGGTATCCGCGGTGTTGCGCGCCATTATGTACAGCGCGCATCCGCCGCACGAGTCCAAGTGCAGCCCCGACCAGGAGAACATGCCGCTGGCCGTTAACTCGTTACAGTTCGAGAAAACGGAATCGTCTTCGCCCGCGTTAACGGCGTCACCTTTTACtgttttctttccatttttgcCCCTGATTTTCGTGAATGTGTTTGTCAACTAGCGCCCAGTTCTGGGCGTGGAATGGGGTTAGGTGACAATGGAGCCCCTATGTGGCTGACGTTGGGGGGTTTCACGTGAAGCTAGTTGACAAACGATGGGCGGAAGGGTGATTTTGTCATTTTGCCACACTGTAAAAAATCCAGAGTTCACAGTTCAAATTTTTTGACTTGGCATTGTAATGGTTGCAATATTATTTAGTTGTAATTCAGTGGAGATTGAGACATTCTTGTCTGGTTCTAACAAATACCAAAAATCCAATGAAAATGACACCATATTAAGGGTTGGTGACTTTAGAATATGAACATATTTGTTACAAAATATTGGTGATCAAATAGGTGGAATATGATCTTCGTATATGCAGACTTTCTTAGTTGAGCCTAGTGTTAGGTAATAACGTCTTATTGGTGAAACTCAAATCTTTATATGTTAAGTtgattaaattattgatttggtaaccacaaagttTTGAGTTTGATTCATAGTGGAAGTGCTAAATTAGTTTTTAtggtttgagtcggtcaacTCTATGGCCAACTTAATTTGTTATTTACCTCAATTATGATCTTTTATTGGCTATGGTCACAAAATGAGGTATAGCTGATTtttctcgtcacccaaaaatactaataattgaaaattgaaatacatatttatatttatatattatatttattatatgctcaacaaagtGTTCGTTCTATGCTAAATTTGGATGAAGCAGCATTTCACCCTAAAGAGATTAATGAGTGTCCTATTAACTAGGAGGGGTAGTGATTAAGTGAAACTCAATTTACCAAATCATAAGTTTGCAAGCCGAGCAAAGTAAACAGCATAACCTAATCTCCATTCATGAGATGGTAGGGTTGTTGGCAATTAGCGAACAATTGAAAGTACATACATAGTGAATTGTGTTATTTGATAACCGATAtcttggaaaaagtgtcaaataggtcactgaacttatcgcttttgtgcaattgggccattgaacttaaaaagtgtgcaattcaaccattaaacaagtaaaatttgtgcaattggaccatttttataaaaattttctagtaaaatccaattatattactaacatatatgtattaagagtgacattttcttctatcatactagttgggaatcaatattgaaatgtttttaactcaaattgaattaaaaaattttgtaaaaatggtccaattgcacaaatttttcttgtttgatggttgaattgcacactttttaagttcaatggcccaattacacaaaaacgataagttcagtggcctatttgacactttttccccgaTATCTTATATTGTATTAATGGTACATTTAGTTCAAGTTATCTAAAATTACCTATGTAATGTcagtataataatattatataaccTTGTATAATTGGAGTTATGTGATTACTAAGGACGAACCTAGGATTGTATTTAAGTGGGGGCGAAGATGcatgcaaatttaaaaatattcatgtCTCTGACACTTCGTGACTATCTTGATGAATCCTTAAAAATAGAGTTTCTTTCAAAGAGATTTTTCATATCTGAATTTAAATAACAATTTGTTAATTGTAATCACTTTTGCTCCATATAATACCATCATTAATTCAATAGCAGTGTTACTGaacatcatatattcatatacatAAACACAATACATTGCAGACTATACAAATACATAGTTAAACataggggtgtaaacaaatcaaataattttgattcgattcgtgattcgaattcgaatacacagtttgattcgaatgttattcaaatccaaatacaaatcaggatagattcgattcgaatagtattcgaatattcgaatatatatatatatatatatatatatatatatatatatatatatatatatatatatataaagaaactaaattAGTAAAGGCATAACCCTAagctaaaataaaagtgagagcaGCCGCTTCAGTGCTTCACCTTTCAGTCTTCCcaataatcaaaatttttgttatattttatcttaatttattgaaaaatttagaaaaaaaattaagatagtcatttcgaattcgaatatgaatatattcgaataaattggtcgaatcgaatacgaatcggAATTTAGGATTCGAATACTaaacgaattcgaattcgaatacttatcaaaataatcgaattcgaatcgaatactgaagtatttgactcgattcgattcgtttacacccctagttaAACATCAATACTAATTTGTACAGAATCTTGAACCGTATCAATTATCAAAGCACGATAGCATCTGGCAATAATGTGATTGGTGTTCAGCCTAACACTAATGGGTGTGATAATCTTGATTAGTAAACTGCTTTTTACCTATGTTTTACTTGATTAGTTAGACAGATTAGAGATACATGGGTTAACACTAAGTTAAAAGGCTTAAATTTATGTCAATTATGTGGAAATCTTCCAGGCAGCTTAGATTAACCGTTGGTTATGCATTTACTCAAAAGTTATAATACTTATTATGTAATTTAAGTTCATACTAGGTAGACTGCTTTGCAACTTTGAGATGTAGAACCtgctatatatacataaacacaaTCACAcagacaatatatattatacatacaaatataatatgaaaatacatccaaagaccttgtggtcaagcggcatagctgtaaCCCTCCTAAgtgaggtcacaggttcgatctCTAGTGGAAGTGTTggctctttgtacttcagtaggttgagaaaagacattcaatatgtaaatagaTGCGAAGgcccatggtataactattgcatCACCATAACTTGGATAACGCAGGGAAAACAATGGTAATGGTATAATATTCACAAAGCTTGAGGCTCTAGAATGCTGTAATTGGGTTACAAGGACAAGGGACTAAGCCCACTGGCCCAACTGGACAGATGGACTACCAAGCA
It includes:
- the LOC116031848 gene encoding uncharacterized GPI-anchored protein At4g28100-like gives rise to the protein MRVKLFACLALMLCSCGCSSAGLLSEPAEPGDSSNTVPAFPVVTESQICRLDLSDELFGGVSAACGRNLDRSRCCPVLAAWLFAAHARSALEVPAAAPPASSELPMMPDDSQKCVNSLQSSLQSRNIHIPQPNASCDAVLCFCGIRLHQITSLSCPAAFNITGARNATPTAAVKNLERNCRNSSYSGCTRCLGALQKITGGAKNGTHKARIGDDDSDRAAKMFRRDCQLMGLTWLLARNKTAYIPTVSAVLRAIMYSAHPPHESKCSPDQENMPLAVNSLQFEKTESSSPALTASPFTVFFPFLPLIFVNVFVN